A DNA window from Corynebacterium ciconiae DSM 44920 contains the following coding sequences:
- the tatC gene encoding twin-arginine translocase subunit TatC, whose translation MSSSTPGSPQRPHSAAASTKRRRRKPPKSPDGTMSLADHIRELRRRVIISLIAFSIGTVVGFIWFQVSVGPILSLGEILRGPYCSVDPELRADFTNNDECRLLVTSPFEMFLLRMKVGALAGAVMASPVWLYQLWAFVTPGLKKNERKWTITFVATAVSLFIIGACLAYFIVDIGLEFLITMASDVAVAGLNAHSYFRFLLALLLIFGISFEVPLILILLNVMGVVSYDQLKDKRRIIIVLLFIFAAVMTPGQDPFSMVVLALSLCLLVEGALQVTRLNDKRRSKQRPEWMDVDDDHASALSTAPGAVGAPQPISDPTPTAHTRPTHPSGEVASSGALPKLGGVAQPGPVPPAEHNPHTPSSSYGAQNSSYFDDVL comes from the coding sequence ATGAGCAGCTCCACCCCTGGCTCACCGCAGCGCCCCCACAGCGCTGCCGCCAGCACCAAGCGTCGGCGCCGCAAACCACCAAAATCTCCCGATGGCACGATGTCGCTGGCGGATCATATCCGCGAGCTTCGTCGCCGCGTGATCATTTCACTCATTGCGTTCAGCATCGGCACCGTGGTGGGCTTCATCTGGTTCCAGGTGAGCGTTGGCCCGATTCTTTCCTTGGGCGAGATTCTGCGTGGGCCCTATTGCAGTGTTGATCCGGAGCTGCGCGCGGACTTTACCAATAATGATGAATGTCGCCTGCTGGTGACCTCTCCTTTCGAGATGTTCCTGCTGCGGATGAAAGTCGGCGCCCTGGCAGGCGCCGTGATGGCCTCTCCGGTGTGGCTTTATCAGCTGTGGGCGTTCGTCACACCTGGGTTGAAGAAGAACGAGCGCAAGTGGACGATCACCTTCGTGGCAACGGCCGTGAGCTTGTTCATCATTGGCGCCTGCTTGGCCTATTTCATCGTGGACATCGGGCTTGAGTTTCTCATCACCATGGCCTCTGATGTTGCGGTCGCTGGTCTCAATGCCCATTCTTATTTCCGCTTCCTCTTGGCGCTGTTGTTGATCTTCGGAATCAGCTTCGAGGTGCCCCTCATCCTCATCCTGCTCAACGTGATGGGCGTGGTCTCCTACGACCAGCTCAAGGACAAACGCCGCATTATCATCGTCCTGCTGTTCATCTTCGCGGCGGTAATGACCCCCGGCCAGGATCCTTTCTCCATGGTGGTGCTAGCGCTCAGCTTGTGCCTGCTAGTTGAGGGCGCGTTGCAAGTCACCCGCTTGAACGATAAGCGGCGCTCAAAACAGCGCCCCGAATGGATGGATGTCGATGATGATCACGCCTCGGCGCTCTCCACCGCCCCCGGCGCAGTAGGCGCCCCGCAGCCGATCAGTGATCCCACTCCCACCGCGCACACACGACCCACTCACCCGAGTGGAGAGGTAGCATCCAGCGGTGCACTGCCCAAGCTAGGTGGCGTCGCCCAGCCTGGGCCTGTGCCCCCGGCTGAGCACAATCCGCACACCCCCTCCTCGAGTTATGGCGCCCAGAACTCCTCCTACTTCGATGATGTTCTCTAG
- the tatA gene encoding Sec-independent protein translocase subunit TatA — protein sequence MPTLGFWEIALVVLVIILLFGAKRLPDAARSLGRSMRIFKSEVKEMSNDDNPQPAPQVQQQLPQQPQQMQQPQQPVQQPVQQPNPAAQQYPTQQQYPNQQG from the coding sequence ATGCCAACTCTAGGCTTCTGGGAAATTGCCTTAGTTGTTCTCGTCATTATCCTGCTCTTCGGCGCAAAGCGTTTGCCCGATGCGGCCCGTTCCTTGGGCCGATCGATGCGCATCTTTAAGTCCGAGGTCAAAGAGATGAGCAACGATGACAATCCGCAGCCCGCACCGCAGGTTCAGCAGCAGCTGCCACAGCAGCCGCAACAAATGCAGCAGCCGCAGCAGCCGGTGCAGCAACCTGTGCAGCAGCCGAATCCCGCTGCCCAGCAGTACCCCACGCAGCAGCAGTACCCGAACCAGCAGGGCTAG
- a CDS encoding helix-turn-helix transcriptional regulator has protein sequence MARAQTGERVNDLVRLLNLIPYFQAHPDATISEAAADLGRSPSEITADLRRLWCCGTPGLLPDNLVDFDTDFKSVTVTNSQGMDKALNLTASEAGALLLALEALESRGSVADVDSITSAAAKLRAALGAAGEPVVDVEQQLSTVEREFLAAVREAVAVDKQLRFSYAGALDAEPQTRTISPVAIFDHDGQSYVRGWDHDRNDERTFRADRAHSASVLDSPRRVPGTVTLDAEDPFDLSSSGEDVHIRLREDALWVAEYYPVHLELQPVDGWYPATVRVLHPHWLYGFVASLGASVRIDSPDSLQHASLVRARAALDAYDHVLHDHSSPTATER, from the coding sequence ATGGCCCGTGCCCAAACTGGTGAGAGGGTCAATGACCTCGTGCGCCTTCTTAACCTCATCCCGTATTTCCAAGCACACCCTGATGCCACTATCTCTGAGGCAGCCGCCGATTTGGGGCGTTCACCCAGCGAGATCACCGCTGATCTTCGCCGTCTGTGGTGTTGCGGCACCCCGGGGCTTTTGCCGGATAATCTGGTGGACTTCGACACCGACTTTAAGTCTGTCACCGTCACCAACAGTCAAGGCATGGACAAAGCCCTCAACCTCACCGCCAGCGAAGCTGGGGCGCTGCTGCTGGCCCTCGAGGCGCTGGAATCGCGGGGCTCGGTGGCCGATGTGGACTCCATTACCTCCGCCGCCGCGAAGCTGCGCGCCGCGCTTGGCGCCGCCGGAGAACCAGTGGTGGATGTAGAACAGCAGCTCTCCACAGTGGAACGGGAGTTTTTGGCCGCGGTGCGCGAGGCCGTGGCGGTAGATAAACAGCTCCGCTTCAGCTACGCCGGCGCGCTCGATGCTGAACCCCAAACCCGCACCATCAGCCCCGTGGCGATCTTCGATCACGATGGCCAGTCCTATGTGCGCGGCTGGGACCACGACCGCAACGATGAACGCACCTTCCGTGCCGACCGCGCCCACAGCGCCTCCGTCTTAGACTCGCCACGGCGGGTGCCCGGCACGGTCACCCTCGACGCCGAGGATCCCTTTGATCTGTCCAGCTCCGGTGAGGATGTGCACATTCGACTGCGTGAGGATGCGCTCTGGGTAGCGGAGTACTATCCCGTACACCTCGAGCTGCAGCCCGTCGATGGCTGGTACCCGGCCACAGTTCGGGTGCTGCATCCCCACTGGCTATACGGGTTTGTGGCTTCCTTGGGCGCCAGCGTGCGAATCGACTCCCCAGACTCGCTGCAACATGCCAGCCTCGTGCGCGCCCGCGCCGCCCTCGACGCGTATGATCATGTTCTACACGATCACTCATCACCTACAGCTACTGAGAGGTAA
- a CDS encoding helix-turn-helix transcriptional regulator: protein MTTSSTRTASDEALERAINLTFALLNAPAHGRGLSKEWIRTHVAGYQNKSDAAFDKMFQRDRKVLLAVGVPIASENDIFNTKRFRLVESRYSLPEMSFTPEEASVLALAGEQGMSGELATFARSGWTKIAAGGAQRGELSPAGEYTSVSDLSSLSTSTFERLVKVCHRKLSITFDYYRHVGAEPQPRRMDPWALAPVGGRIYLLGFDLDRNAARAFRISRIDGIATAGPRTHEPPTDSTAEEIITELLAFSKTLIDAHLEVRQSPSFNSELLRAAEETSAGHYTLSGVDLTWLVNTAVGEAPDVVVTSPPEAVEAIAEKLRGFIAAHELSQPTDTEEGD, encoded by the coding sequence ATGACAACCTCCAGCACGCGCACAGCTAGCGACGAGGCCCTCGAGCGGGCCATCAATCTCACCTTCGCGCTGTTAAACGCCCCGGCCCATGGCCGGGGATTGAGCAAGGAGTGGATCCGCACCCACGTGGCCGGATACCAGAACAAAAGCGATGCGGCCTTTGACAAGATGTTTCAACGCGACCGCAAGGTGCTGCTGGCGGTAGGCGTGCCCATTGCCTCCGAGAATGACATCTTCAATACCAAACGCTTCCGCCTAGTGGAGTCCCGTTATTCATTGCCCGAGATGAGCTTCACCCCCGAGGAGGCGAGCGTGCTGGCCCTCGCCGGCGAGCAGGGAATGAGCGGCGAGCTGGCCACCTTTGCCCGATCCGGTTGGACCAAAATCGCCGCCGGCGGCGCCCAGCGCGGTGAACTCAGCCCAGCAGGGGAGTACACCAGCGTTAGTGACCTCTCCTCGTTGAGTACCAGCACCTTCGAGCGGCTGGTGAAGGTCTGCCACCGTAAGCTGTCGATCACCTTCGACTATTACCGGCACGTGGGCGCCGAGCCGCAGCCGCGCCGCATGGACCCCTGGGCGCTCGCCCCAGTCGGCGGCCGCATATATCTCCTCGGCTTCGACCTCGATCGCAACGCCGCCCGGGCCTTCCGTATCAGCCGCATCGATGGCATCGCCACCGCCGGTCCACGCACCCACGAACCTCCCACCGACAGCACCGCCGAGGAGATCATCACCGAGCTGCTGGCGTTTAGCAAAACGCTTATCGACGCCCACCTCGAGGTACGGCAATCTCCCAGTTTCAATTCCGAACTGCTCCGCGCCGCGGAAGAAACCTCCGCTGGGCACTACACCCTCAGCGGGGTGGACCTCACCTGGCTGGTCAATACCGCGGTGGGCGAGGCTCCTGACGTGGTGGTCACCTCCCCGCCAGAGGCAGTGGAGGCCATCGCCGAGAAATTGCGGGGATTTATTGCCGCCCACGAGCTATCCCAGCCCACCGATACGGAAGAAGGAGACTAG
- the pafA gene encoding Pup--protein ligase, whose product MGIETEYGVSFRCAPGQRCREITPDEVARHLYRPIRERFSSTNIFTRNAGRLYLDVGDHPEYATAECDSVKQLINYHIAGDRLMHQLAEQATTTLEEMGYPGSIYLFKNNVDSRGNSYGAHENYLVSRETSLKVLSRTLLPFLITRQLICGAGMIHNPRLPQADPFPLGYCLSQRADHVWEGVSSATTRTRPIINTRDEPHADSKRYRRLHVIVGDANMAEPTIALKVGSTLLVLELIEAGMPLPVVELESSVGSIREISRDLTGATEVPLRNGSSMPALEIQRIYFHAAQRWLQQRPQPSPELERVLALWRKVIDCFDSCDFTAVSRDIDWVIKHSLLQRYRSRLDCGWDHPRLAQIDLTYHDIHPDRGLAAVLQRKGLINRWSTDDEIDAAVHRAPSTTRAHLRGQFLDAAYNRAAPVAVDWMRMKVSRPEPKLVELGDPFATTDQGVEELIAYMEEHFPLCEGAHCCRQHDNLRL is encoded by the coding sequence ATGGGAATCGAAACCGAATATGGCGTGAGTTTTCGCTGCGCCCCAGGCCAGCGCTGCCGCGAGATCACGCCCGATGAGGTGGCCCGCCACCTCTACCGGCCGATCCGCGAACGGTTTTCTTCCACCAATATCTTCACCCGCAACGCCGGCCGGCTTTATCTGGACGTGGGGGATCATCCGGAGTACGCCACCGCCGAGTGCGATTCCGTGAAGCAGCTGATCAACTATCACATCGCCGGCGATCGGCTCATGCACCAGCTGGCGGAGCAGGCCACCACCACGCTGGAGGAGATGGGCTATCCCGGCTCGATCTACTTGTTTAAAAACAATGTGGACTCCAGGGGTAACTCCTATGGCGCGCACGAGAACTATCTGGTCTCGCGTGAGACCTCACTGAAGGTTCTCTCGCGCACCTTGTTGCCGTTTTTGATCACCCGCCAGCTCATCTGCGGGGCCGGCATGATCCACAATCCACGGCTGCCGCAGGCTGATCCTTTCCCGCTAGGCTACTGCCTTTCTCAGCGTGCCGACCACGTGTGGGAAGGGGTGTCCTCGGCCACCACCCGCACCCGGCCGATCATCAACACCCGCGACGAGCCGCATGCTGATTCCAAGCGCTACCGGCGCTTGCATGTGATCGTCGGGGACGCCAACATGGCCGAACCCACCATTGCGCTGAAAGTGGGTTCCACGCTGCTCGTGCTTGAGCTGATCGAAGCTGGCATGCCGCTGCCTGTCGTGGAACTGGAGTCCTCGGTGGGATCGATTCGCGAAATCTCCCGAGATCTCACAGGCGCCACAGAGGTGCCACTGCGCAACGGCTCCAGTATGCCTGCGCTGGAGATTCAGCGCATCTACTTCCACGCCGCTCAACGCTGGCTGCAGCAGCGCCCTCAGCCCAGCCCCGAATTGGAGCGCGTGCTCGCGCTGTGGAGAAAGGTGATCGACTGTTTCGATAGCTGCGACTTCACTGCCGTCTCCCGCGATATCGACTGGGTGATCAAACACTCCTTGTTGCAGCGCTATCGCTCACGGCTGGACTGCGGGTGGGATCATCCCCGCCTCGCCCAGATTGATCTGACCTATCACGATATCCACCCCGATCGGGGCCTGGCCGCTGTCCTACAGCGTAAGGGTTTAATCAACCGCTGGAGCACCGACGACGAGATTGATGCCGCTGTGCACCGCGCGCCGTCGACCACCCGCGCCCACCTGCGTGGCCAGTTCCTCGACGCCGCCTACAACCGAGCGGCGCCGGTGGCGGTGGACTGGATGCGGATGAAAGTTTCCCGGCCCGAGCCGAAGCTGGTGGAGCTCGGTGATCCTTTCGCCACCACCGATCAGGGTGTGGAGGAGCTCATCGCCTACATGGAGGAGCATTTTCCCCTGTGTGAAGGCGCCCACTGTTGTCGCCAACACGATAACCTGAGGCTATGA
- a CDS encoding ubiquitin-like protein Pup: protein MAQETITTPGGGPDENNDDSNFGQLQINTEGTDELLDEIDDLLEDNAEEFVRAYVQKGGQ, encoded by the coding sequence ATGGCGCAAGAGACGATCACCACCCCCGGCGGTGGGCCGGACGAGAACAACGATGACAGCAACTTCGGCCAGCTGCAGATCAACACCGAGGGCACCGACGAACTGCTCGACGAGATCGATGATCTACTCGAAGACAACGCCGAAGAATTCGTGCGCGCCTACGTGCAAAAGGGCGGGCAGTAA
- the dop gene encoding depupylase/deamidase Dop, giving the protein MIYIGTETEYGISTPGAPLLSPIVSSTHAVVGYATSRGARRGTQWDFGPETPLRDARGFDLRRYHTAPTIDPHALGVANLVLDNGGRFYVDHAHPEVSSPETADPWQAMILDQASDRIALDAISAVAELSEAGISALEKHEPCPPLKLYKNNVDGKGASYGSHENYLYSRTVAFEELAAALVPFFVSRQVVIGAGRVGLGTHGETPGFQISQRADYIEQEISLETTLNRGIINTRDESHTDDEHYGRLHVIIGDANLSHTSCLLKLGMTALVLEAIERGERFSDLRLANAVAEVKAVSRDLTLTHRLELADGRRLTALEILGEYRRRAAAAAGEGVDKRLLAEWDEVVEILATDPLAAADRLDWVAKYALMKGFVARGVSWDDPKIALIDLQYSDIDPRSSLYHALVRKKRMRTLADEETIRRAAYEPPHDSRAYTRGMFMRRYPDEILGANWDRVVVAEGETMLTVPLVAVDGYTRTDTAAAFDAPTAADAARMINTNEKLRRP; this is encoded by the coding sequence ATGATCTACATCGGCACCGAAACCGAGTACGGCATCTCCACTCCCGGCGCGCCACTGCTGAGTCCGATTGTCTCCTCCACCCACGCGGTGGTGGGCTATGCCACCTCCCGCGGCGCCCGGCGCGGCACCCAATGGGACTTCGGGCCGGAAACTCCACTGCGCGATGCTCGAGGCTTTGACCTGCGGCGCTATCACACGGCTCCCACCATCGATCCTCACGCACTCGGGGTGGCCAATCTCGTGCTGGACAATGGCGGCCGCTTCTATGTCGATCACGCTCACCCCGAGGTATCTTCACCAGAGACCGCTGATCCCTGGCAGGCCATGATTCTCGATCAGGCCTCGGATCGGATAGCGCTCGACGCCATCTCAGCGGTGGCCGAGCTCAGCGAAGCGGGGATCAGCGCATTGGAAAAGCACGAGCCTTGCCCGCCGCTGAAGCTGTATAAGAACAACGTAGACGGCAAGGGAGCCTCCTATGGTTCCCATGAGAACTATCTCTACTCGCGCACCGTTGCCTTCGAGGAGCTGGCCGCTGCGCTCGTTCCCTTCTTCGTCTCCCGGCAGGTGGTTATTGGCGCTGGGCGGGTGGGCTTAGGCACCCACGGAGAGACACCGGGTTTTCAGATCAGCCAACGCGCCGATTACATCGAACAAGAAATCTCACTAGAGACCACGCTTAACCGCGGCATCATTAACACTCGGGATGAGTCCCACACTGACGATGAACACTACGGCCGGCTGCATGTGATCATCGGCGATGCCAATCTATCCCACACCTCGTGCCTGCTGAAGCTCGGCATGACGGCGCTGGTGCTGGAGGCCATCGAACGCGGCGAGCGCTTCAGCGATCTGCGCCTCGCCAATGCCGTAGCCGAGGTCAAGGCCGTCTCCCGTGACCTCACGCTGACTCACCGACTTGAGCTCGCTGATGGGCGGCGTCTGACCGCGTTGGAGATTCTCGGCGAATACCGCCGCCGGGCGGCTGCGGCAGCGGGAGAGGGCGTCGATAAGCGCCTGCTCGCAGAGTGGGATGAGGTGGTAGAGATCCTCGCCACCGACCCGCTCGCCGCCGCAGACCGGCTGGATTGGGTGGCCAAATATGCGCTCATGAAGGGCTTTGTTGCACGTGGGGTGAGCTGGGATGATCCCAAGATCGCGCTGATTGATCTGCAATATAGCGACATCGATCCGCGTTCCTCGCTCTATCACGCTCTCGTGCGTAAGAAGCGGATGCGAACCCTGGCTGACGAGGAAACGATTCGCCGCGCAGCCTACGAGCCGCCGCACGATTCTCGCGCCTACACTCGAGGAATGTTTATGCGGCGCTACCCCGATGAGATACTCGGCGCCAACTGGGACCGAGTGGTAGTGGCAGAGGGCGAGACAATGCTGACTGTGCCCTTAGTGGCTGTCGACGGCTACACCCGCACCGACACCGCGGCCGCCTTCGATGCACCCACGGCGGCCGACGCAGCACGAATGATCAACACCAACGAGAAGCTAAGGAGACCGTGA
- the arc gene encoding proteasome ATPase has translation MNTVRGDASTVTTDAQETTLELRQLQRINRELAGRNTKLVELLKSSRDKLALLNEQMESMAQPPSTYGLVLETAYQDSCAEVFTGGRRMRLMVSPEVPESELVPGALVRLGESSAVVEVCGSQSTGQLATVSEILDESRILISTSTSENAVATLAQPLRETGAVKPGDTVLYDSRALLALEVVAHTEINRLALEEIPDVTYTDIGGLDEQIEMIHDAVELPFTHPELYKHFDLHPPKGVLLYGPPGCGKTLIAKAVANSLSARIGEVGSSYFINVKGPELLNKFVGETERMIRLIFERARELASEGRPVIVFFDEMESIFRTRGSGRSSDMETTVVPQLLAELDGVESVANVIVIGATNREELIDPAILRPGRLDVKIKVSRPNRAQAKEIFSRYITTSIPLATDREELIELATEELFTPRPYVVLTLSDGSSETLYTNDFVSGAMIANIVGRAKKLAIKEHLARPQETVCGVSAEHLREAVRVEMKENEDLPNTSNPDEWARITGRHGARVVEAQVVLS, from the coding sequence CTGAACACTGTTAGAGGAGATGCGTCCACTGTGACCACCGATGCTCAGGAGACCACCCTAGAGCTCCGCCAGCTCCAGCGCATCAATCGCGAGCTGGCCGGCAGAAACACCAAGCTCGTGGAGTTGCTGAAATCCTCCCGCGACAAGCTGGCGTTGCTGAATGAGCAGATGGAGTCCATGGCCCAGCCGCCCAGCACCTATGGGCTGGTGCTTGAGACCGCCTATCAGGACTCCTGCGCCGAGGTGTTCACCGGCGGGCGCCGGATGCGGCTGATGGTCAGCCCCGAGGTGCCCGAGAGTGAGCTGGTGCCAGGCGCCCTCGTGCGGTTGGGAGAGAGCTCCGCTGTGGTGGAGGTCTGTGGCAGCCAATCCACCGGGCAGCTCGCGACGGTCTCGGAGATTCTGGATGAATCTCGCATCCTCATCAGCACCTCCACCAGTGAAAACGCGGTAGCCACCCTTGCCCAGCCGCTGCGTGAGACTGGGGCGGTCAAGCCAGGGGATACGGTGCTCTACGATTCCCGCGCGCTCTTGGCTTTGGAGGTGGTGGCGCACACGGAGATCAACCGGCTTGCGCTGGAGGAGATCCCGGATGTCACATACACCGACATTGGCGGCTTGGACGAGCAGATCGAGATGATCCACGACGCCGTGGAGCTTCCCTTTACCCACCCCGAGCTGTACAAGCACTTCGATCTGCACCCGCCGAAGGGTGTGTTGCTCTACGGCCCGCCCGGCTGCGGCAAAACGCTCATCGCTAAGGCGGTGGCGAACTCGTTGTCGGCGCGTATCGGGGAGGTCGGCAGCTCTTATTTCATCAACGTGAAAGGTCCTGAGCTGCTGAACAAGTTCGTCGGCGAGACCGAGCGGATGATTCGCCTGATCTTCGAGCGGGCACGGGAATTAGCCAGCGAGGGACGGCCGGTGATTGTCTTCTTCGACGAGATGGAGTCCATCTTCCGTACCCGCGGCTCGGGGCGCAGTTCCGATATGGAAACCACCGTAGTGCCGCAGCTGCTCGCAGAACTCGACGGTGTGGAATCGGTGGCGAATGTGATCGTCATCGGCGCCACGAACCGCGAGGAGCTCATCGATCCGGCCATTCTCCGCCCAGGTCGGCTGGATGTGAAGATCAAGGTCTCTCGCCCCAATCGAGCCCAAGCCAAGGAGATCTTCAGTCGCTACATCACTACCAGCATCCCGCTGGCAACCGATCGCGAGGAACTCATCGAGCTGGCAACCGAGGAGCTTTTTACCCCGCGCCCCTATGTGGTTCTTACGCTTTCCGACGGTTCCTCGGAAACGCTGTACACCAACGATTTCGTGTCAGGCGCGATGATCGCCAATATCGTCGGCCGCGCGAAGAAGCTGGCGATCAAGGAACATTTGGCGCGGCCCCAAGAGACTGTGTGCGGGGTGTCAGCGGAGCATCTTCGTGAGGCCGTGCGGGTAGAGATGAAAGAAAACGAGGATCTGCCCAACACTTCCAATCCAGATGAGTGGGCACGCATCACTGGCCGGCACGGCGCCCGCGTGGTGGAGGCACAGGTGGTGTTGTCATGA
- a CDS encoding tRNA (adenine-N1)-methyltransferase yields the protein MAYSGPFQPGDRVQLTDPKRRHHTIKLTPGESMFTHKGQIKHDDIIGLDEGSVVTTPQGGQYLCFRHLLVDHVLSMPRGAAVIYPKDSAQILIEGDIFPGARVLEAGAGSGALTMQLLRFVGDAGEVISYEIREDHLEVAQQNVSEYFGGSAPKNWSLRLGDMTTVGPEDTNGPVDRIILDMLEPWECIDNVADLLIPGGVFMTYVATVPQLMKIMEAIREKKCFTEPRAWESLVREWKVEGLATRPEHRMNAHTAFLVWTRKLADGVTPPRPQRRARK from the coding sequence ATGGCCTATTCCGGCCCTTTCCAGCCCGGTGACCGGGTGCAATTGACGGACCCCAAGCGCCGTCACCACACCATCAAGCTCACCCCGGGCGAGAGCATGTTCACCCATAAGGGGCAGATCAAACACGATGACATCATTGGTCTTGATGAGGGCTCGGTAGTCACCACCCCGCAGGGCGGGCAGTATCTCTGCTTCCGTCACCTCCTGGTGGATCACGTGCTTTCTATGCCGCGCGGTGCGGCCGTGATCTATCCCAAGGACTCTGCCCAGATTTTGATCGAGGGTGATATCTTCCCCGGTGCCCGCGTGCTCGAGGCAGGGGCGGGCTCGGGTGCACTCACCATGCAGTTGCTGCGCTTTGTCGGCGATGCCGGCGAGGTGATCTCCTATGAGATCCGCGAGGACCACCTCGAGGTGGCCCAACAGAACGTGAGCGAATACTTCGGCGGCAGCGCCCCGAAGAACTGGTCGCTGCGCCTAGGCGACATGACCACCGTTGGCCCAGAAGATACAAACGGCCCTGTGGACCGCATTATTTTGGACATGCTCGAGCCGTGGGAATGCATCGATAACGTGGCGGACCTGCTTATCCCCGGCGGGGTGTTTATGACCTACGTGGCTACCGTGCCGCAGCTGATGAAGATTATGGAGGCGATCCGGGAGAAGAAATGCTTCACGGAGCCGCGCGCGTGGGAGTCACTGGTGCGGGAATGGAAGGTGGAGGGCCTGGCCACCCGCCCGGAGCATCGAATGAACGCCCACACCGCTTTTTTGGTGTGGACCCGCAAGTTGGCGGATGGAGTGACCCCTCCTCGTCCGCAGCGCCGCGCTCGCAAGTAA
- a CDS encoding M18 family aminopeptidase, protein MTSFSDFLLSSPSSFHAARSGAELLAEAGFRPYDRTEAFDASPGGHYLVRGGALLAWWVPAGATSTSPLRIIGSHTDSPGFKLKPHADSYQHGWNQVEVEVYGGPIFASWLDRDLALAGELVLHDATTRLVHTSAIARIPHLAIHLSRDNDISLNKQTHLHPIAGFGRPDQAVIVEELARCAEVAPEDIASFDVITVDAQPPALIGADHSMLAAGRLDNLSSLYPSLLALRDAAAEEPEHIMVLASFDHEEVGSQSPTGAGGPLLEELLGRLNSALGGDKEDYHQMLSKASCLSADAAHAVHPNYADKHAPGHLPQLGEGPVTKINANQRYATTARTWALWEQACRSAGVNCQQFVGRNDVPCGSTIGPISATRLGIDTVDVGVPMLSMHSARELAAPKDVEDFATAMRAYLLS, encoded by the coding sequence ATGACCTCATTCAGCGACTTTCTGCTCTCCTCCCCAAGTTCCTTCCACGCCGCTCGCAGCGGTGCTGAGCTGCTCGCCGAGGCCGGTTTTCGCCCCTACGACCGCACAGAGGCCTTCGACGCCAGCCCGGGCGGGCATTATCTCGTGCGCGGCGGGGCGCTGCTCGCATGGTGGGTACCCGCCGGTGCCACCTCCACCTCGCCGCTACGCATCATCGGCAGTCACACCGACTCGCCGGGTTTCAAGCTCAAGCCGCACGCCGATAGCTACCAGCATGGCTGGAACCAGGTAGAGGTTGAGGTCTACGGCGGCCCCATCTTCGCCTCGTGGCTCGATCGTGACCTCGCCCTTGCCGGTGAGCTCGTGCTTCACGACGCCACCACCCGGCTCGTTCACACCTCGGCGATCGCGCGTATCCCACACCTAGCGATCCACCTCAGCCGCGACAACGACATCTCGCTGAACAAGCAAACCCACCTGCATCCCATCGCCGGCTTTGGCCGCCCCGATCAGGCTGTCATTGTGGAGGAGCTTGCCCGCTGCGCGGAGGTGGCACCGGAAGATATCGCCAGCTTCGATGTGATCACGGTGGACGCCCAACCGCCCGCACTGATTGGTGCCGATCATTCCATGCTGGCCGCTGGCCGGCTGGACAATCTCTCTAGCCTGTATCCCTCCTTGCTGGCATTACGCGACGCTGCCGCCGAAGAACCCGAGCACATCATGGTGCTCGCCTCCTTCGATCACGAGGAGGTGGGTTCTCAGTCACCCACTGGCGCCGGCGGGCCGCTGCTCGAGGAACTACTGGGCAGGCTGAATAGTGCGCTCGGTGGTGACAAAGAGGACTACCACCAGATGCTGTCCAAGGCCAGCTGCCTGTCCGCAGACGCCGCCCACGCCGTGCACCCGAACTATGCGGACAAGCACGCCCCCGGTCATCTGCCCCAGCTCGGCGAGGGCCCTGTGACCAAGATCAACGCCAATCAGCGTTATGCCACCACGGCCCGCACCTGGGCGCTGTGGGAGCAGGCTTGCCGTAGCGCAGGCGTGAACTGCCAGCAGTTCGTTGGCCGCAATGATGTTCCCTGCGGCTCCACCATCGGCCCGATCAGCGCCACCCGCTTGGGCATCGATACCGTCGATGTGGGTGTGCCTATGCTGTCTATGCACTCCGCCCGCGAGCTGGCGGCACCGAAGGACGTTGAGGACTTCGCCACCGCTATGCGCGCCTACCTTTTGTCCTAG